A single genomic interval of Amycolatopsis albispora harbors:
- the eccD gene encoding type VII secretion integral membrane protein EccD yields MTETVTSGTTTRRVTVVTPLARVDVALPPQSTLAELVPQLVRLAGADGQATPEHPGWVLSRLGGAPLAPGLTVAAAGMRDGEVLYLSPRERPRAPLLFDDVVDSIASASESDREWGADLARRTGIAAAVVLLLGAAVLVQTSFAGTMFAPIGCGLLALVLLLGGGALSRAYGDAQAGAAAALAGIGAALLGGVSAFPPHPLFSLDAGPLGTGLAAVAVFGALSAVTVADRLPWFVAVTVSAVLAAPAAGIVLLTGVRPVSAASVLAVLATAMAAFAPMLALRLGRLPLPRVPDDMASFRADERPSLGEAMAGQTAYAQRLLTGLLVALGSVVLGCSVVLVWNGGAWEAGLTALLGLAWVLRSRSYAGGPQRLVLIGYGLASLACAGIWLGLQGDRSLVFAAGLAVALAAVVCLVYAARVAKGHRSPYWSRLMDIIEFLALLSLVPIAGVIIGVYEAVRG; encoded by the coding sequence GTGACCGAGACCGTCACCTCCGGTACCACCACCCGCCGCGTCACCGTGGTGACCCCGCTCGCCAGGGTGGACGTGGCGCTGCCACCGCAGAGCACGCTCGCCGAGCTGGTGCCGCAGCTGGTCCGGCTGGCCGGGGCCGACGGCCAGGCCACCCCGGAGCACCCCGGCTGGGTGCTGTCCCGGCTCGGCGGCGCGCCGCTGGCGCCGGGGCTGACCGTCGCCGCCGCCGGGATGCGTGACGGCGAAGTGCTCTACCTGAGCCCGCGGGAACGCCCGCGTGCGCCGCTGCTGTTCGACGACGTGGTGGATTCGATCGCCAGCGCGAGCGAGTCCGACCGCGAATGGGGCGCGGACCTGGCCCGCCGCACCGGGATCGCGGCCGCGGTGGTGCTGCTGCTCGGCGCCGCCGTGCTGGTCCAGACCAGTTTCGCGGGCACGATGTTCGCGCCCATCGGCTGCGGTCTGCTCGCGCTGGTATTGCTGCTCGGCGGCGGCGCGCTCAGCCGCGCCTACGGGGACGCGCAGGCCGGTGCGGCGGCGGCGCTCGCCGGGATCGGCGCCGCGCTGCTCGGCGGGGTGTCGGCGTTCCCGCCGCACCCGCTGTTCTCGCTCGACGCCGGTCCGCTGGGCACCGGGCTCGCGGCGGTGGCGGTGTTCGGCGCGCTGTCCGCGGTGACGGTGGCCGACCGGCTGCCGTGGTTCGTCGCGGTCACCGTGTCCGCCGTGCTCGCCGCGCCCGCCGCCGGGATCGTGCTGCTGACCGGGGTCCGGCCGGTCAGCGCGGCGTCCGTGTTGGCGGTGCTCGCCACCGCGATGGCCGCCTTCGCGCCGATGCTCGCGCTGCGGCTCGGCAGGCTGCCGCTCCCGCGGGTCCCCGACGACATGGCCTCCTTCCGCGCCGACGAACGCCCTTCGCTGGGTGAGGCGATGGCGGGGCAGACCGCGTACGCGCAACGCCTGCTCACCGGATTGCTGGTCGCGCTGGGCAGCGTGGTGCTCGGCTGCTCGGTGGTGCTGGTGTGGAACGGCGGCGCGTGGGAGGCCGGGCTGACCGCGTTGCTCGGGCTCGCCTGGGTGCTGCGGTCGCGGTCGTACGCCGGTGGCCCGCAGCGGCTGGTGCTGATCGGGTACGGCCTCGCTTCGCTGGCCTGCGCCGGGATCTGGCTCGGCCTGCAGGGCGACCGCTCGCTGGTTTTCGCCGCCGGGCTGGCCGTGGCGCTGGCCGCGGTGGTCTGCCTGGTCTACGCCGCGCGCGTGGCCAAGGGACACCGGTCGCCGTACTGGTCGCGCCTGATGGACATCATCGAATTCCTCGCGCTGCTTTCGCTGGTGCCGATCGCGGGCGTGATCATCGGCGTCTACGAAGCAGTCCGGGGTTAG
- a CDS encoding WXG100 family type VII secretion target: MGGSQEFRAEPEAMRSAAGNVGGIIMRGVNSVGDLERLEVPSASFAGIGDAVAAAGAALQQQQVSAVRTLLSLMQEVNDLVRRCADDYQAADEAAAAGYGGKPQAAAGPAIWGTPVAAELAVCAVRDSAGAGGEPGSVGNVLRYMEQAGLAGPGPRFDDPAQFNAWLEGNADNQASVGVIEVYSGTARDLRDVPGGVRGGDVVIVADSVIGVAGDNGQLYNHGLVDSGVHGPSKVSVYRPAFA, from the coding sequence ATGGGCGGCAGCCAGGAGTTCCGGGCCGAGCCCGAGGCGATGAGATCGGCGGCGGGCAACGTCGGCGGGATCATCATGCGCGGGGTGAACTCCGTCGGCGACCTCGAACGGCTCGAGGTGCCCAGTGCTTCCTTCGCCGGCATCGGCGACGCCGTGGCCGCGGCCGGTGCGGCCCTGCAGCAGCAGCAGGTTTCCGCGGTCCGCACGCTGCTCTCCCTCATGCAGGAAGTGAACGACCTGGTGCGCAGGTGCGCCGACGACTACCAGGCCGCCGACGAGGCGGCCGCGGCCGGCTACGGCGGCAAGCCGCAGGCGGCGGCGGGCCCGGCGATCTGGGGCACACCGGTGGCGGCCGAGCTGGCGGTCTGCGCGGTGCGCGACAGCGCCGGTGCCGGTGGTGAACCGGGCTCCGTGGGCAACGTGTTGCGCTATATGGAACAGGCCGGGCTCGCCGGGCCGGGCCCGCGCTTCGACGATCCCGCCCAGTTCAACGCCTGGCTCGAAGGCAACGCGGACAACCAGGCCAGCGTCGGGGTGATCGAGGTGTACTCGGGCACCGCGCGCGACCTGCGCGACGTACCCGGCGGGGTGCGTGGTGGTGACGTGGTCATCGTCGCGGATTCGGTGATCGGCGTCGCGGGCGACAACGGCCAGCTGTACAACCACGGCCTGGTGGACTCCGGTGTCCACGGGCCGTCGAAAGTGAGCGTCTATCGACCGGCGTTCGCCTGA
- a CDS encoding WXG100 family type VII secretion target → MYFPNSSAMDATASSGGPITILPQIVSGSPEQIAKHVGELLKKATEFATLLNEFAGAAKQLEKVWEGGASESALKKIADSLASLNKIIDVVRRGADLLGISGTLVQTAQQAYRSVVSAVNPTVASLMSNPWTYGAAVALSTATSASLKGFIQAIAALLKTLGVVDLASQISQLVTIIGEIEKLFGGGDKESGAALNTGGVSGTPVTAPQAPAQVASPSGQQVAGYGGSGYGGGTGGGYGGGYGSGGGFGGGFGGSTAPGGFTNYLPPALSGFTGNQGQSPWEWAAGGGGTAGGSLAPGLIDPRNAWIPVDPPSNAVPGQTLPAPAPGDQGGEEIVIRTEQGDVATSIEVPMGRDIELDLEFTVDGKEYEQHIDIDADGTVSVDR, encoded by the coding sequence GTGTATTTCCCGAACTCCAGCGCGATGGACGCGACCGCTTCTTCCGGCGGGCCGATCACCATTCTGCCGCAGATCGTTTCCGGGTCCCCGGAGCAGATCGCCAAGCACGTCGGTGAACTGCTGAAGAAGGCGACCGAATTCGCCACGCTGCTCAACGAGTTCGCCGGGGCGGCCAAGCAGCTGGAAAAGGTGTGGGAGGGCGGGGCCAGCGAATCCGCGCTGAAGAAGATCGCCGATTCGCTGGCTTCGCTGAACAAGATCATCGACGTGGTGCGCAGAGGCGCGGACCTGCTCGGCATTTCCGGCACGCTGGTCCAGACCGCGCAGCAGGCGTACCGGTCGGTGGTTTCCGCGGTGAATCCGACGGTCGCGTCGCTGATGTCGAACCCGTGGACCTACGGTGCCGCGGTGGCGCTGTCGACCGCGACGAGCGCCTCGCTGAAGGGCTTCATCCAGGCCATCGCGGCGCTGCTCAAGACCCTCGGCGTGGTGGATCTGGCCAGCCAGATCAGCCAGCTGGTCACCATCATCGGTGAGATCGAGAAGCTGTTCGGCGGCGGTGACAAGGAATCCGGCGCGGCGCTGAACACCGGTGGGGTCAGCGGGACCCCGGTCACCGCGCCGCAGGCCCCGGCGCAGGTGGCCAGCCCGTCCGGCCAGCAGGTCGCGGGCTACGGCGGCAGCGGTTACGGCGGCGGCACCGGTGGCGGCTACGGCGGTGGTTACGGCAGCGGCGGTGGTTTCGGCGGTGGTTTCGGCGGGAGCACGGCACCGGGCGGGTTCACCAACTACCTGCCGCCCGCGCTGAGCGGGTTCACCGGCAACCAGGGCCAGTCGCCCTGGGAATGGGCCGCCGGCGGTGGGGGCACCGCCGGTGGCTCGCTCGCCCCCGGGCTGATCGACCCGCGCAACGCGTGGATCCCGGTCGACCCGCCGTCGAACGCGGTGCCGGGGCAGACCCTGCCCGCGCCCGCGCCGGGTGACCAGGGCGGCGAAGAGATCGTCATCCGCACCGAGCAGGGCGACGTGGCCACCTCGATCGAGGTGCCGATGGGCCGCGACATCGAACTCGACCTCGAGTTCACCGTGGACGGCAAGGAATACGAGCAGCACATCGACATCGACGCCGACGGCACCGTGTCGGTCGACCGCTGA
- a CDS encoding YbaB/EbfC family nucleoid-associated protein, whose translation MSDPYQVPDMNALLEEVRAQTEQVQRIQRSVEQLEVKGYSRGNEVVATLRGDGRFTDINIDPDAVRRFPARELGEIVLEAVNNGLTKLGEASRAKFAPVIEAAGAAQQ comes from the coding sequence ATGAGCGATCCGTACCAGGTCCCGGACATGAACGCGCTGCTGGAGGAGGTCCGCGCGCAGACCGAGCAGGTACAGCGGATCCAGCGGTCGGTGGAGCAGCTGGAGGTGAAGGGCTACTCGCGCGGCAACGAGGTGGTCGCCACCCTGCGCGGTGACGGCCGGTTCACCGACATCAACATCGATCCCGATGCCGTGCGCCGCTTCCCGGCCAGGGAACTGGGTGAGATCGTGCTCGAGGCGGTCAACAACGGGCTGACCAAGCTCGGTGAAGCCAGCCGGGCGAAGTTCGCGCCGGTGATCGAAGCCGCGGGGGCCGCGCAGCAGTGA